The DNA region GTTACGCGCCGCGCGGAACAGCCAGGCGGCGACGTTTTCGACCGGCTGCTCCACCTTCATCAGCTGATACGTCACTTCCTGCAAAATGTCGTCGGCGTCATCGCGGACGGGCGTCCGCCCGCGAATGAAGGCCTTCAGCCGGGCGCGGCAGGCGTTGAGCGCCGACATCAACAGGGATCCGCCCGCCTCCCCGGCTTTCATTTCGCTCACTCTGCGTCCGGCGCTTTTGGCGTGGCGTCATCGCGCTTGTCGTCGCGATGTCCGTGCCAGCCGCAGTGCCCGCGACCGTGGCGGCCAAAGCCTTCGCGGCGCTGCTGAATAAACGCCTCGCGCTGCTCGGGCGTCATGTTCATCCAGCGCTCGTGCATACGGCGGTGCGCGCCAAACATGCCCGGGCGGAACCCCAGCCCGCCAAACAGAATGCGGCTCAGCACCAGAATGCCCAGCGCCTGCCAGAATCCGATGGCCTTAACGCCGAGGATCGCCGGGAGCAAGGCGTTCCACAGGGACATCACCAGCAGGCCGAGCACGATGAAAATCACCGCGCCGATGACTAAGCCCTTGCCCATACGGTGGCGACCGAATCCGCGCCCGTGACCTCTGCCGTGCATTTCAAAATCTCTCATGGTGTTTACCTCGTTTACCGTAACTGATTATGGCTTGTGATGAGGTAGACGGATGAGGAAGGGAAATATTGCTGGGGTGAATGAAATAATTTTTCTGGCTTCGCCATCGCGGCTATTTCCCGGCGGCGCTAACGCTTGCACGGGCCTGCACGTTTCGTAGGCCGGGTCAGCGTCAGCGCCACCCGGCATGTCAAAGGCTTACGCCTGCATCGGCAACCTAAAACTCGAAATACTCCGCGAAAGCTGCTGCGCCTGCTCTTCCAGCGAGGCCGCTGCCGCAGCGGACTGCTGCACCAGCGCGGCGTTCTGCTGGGTTACGCCGTCCATCTCGGTCACCGCCTGGCCGACCTGGCTTATCCCGCGGCTCTGCTCTTCCGAAGCCACGGAGATCTGCTCCATCAGCGTATTCACTTTGTTCACCGACAAAATAATCGAGTCAATCACCTCGCCCGAGCGGCTCACCAGCTCCGCACCGTTTTTCACGCTGGAGACCGACTGCGCGATCAGGCTTTCGATGTCTTTGGCCGCCACCGCGCTTTTCTGCGCCAGGGTGCGCACTTCGCTGGCCACGACCGCAAAGCCGCGCCCCTGCGTGCCGGCTCGCGCCGCTTCAACCGCGGCGTTCAGCGCCAGGATATTGGTCTGGAAGGCGATGCTGTTGATCACGCTGGTAATGTCTTCAATGCGCTTCGAGTTCGCCGCGATGGTATTCATCGTGTCGATCACCTCGCGGGTCACCGCTTCGCCGGTATGGGCATTGTTCACCGCGTCCTGGACCAGCTTTCCGGCCTGATACACGTTGTCGGTATTGTTCGCCACCGTCGCGCTCAGCTCTTCCATGCTGGCCGCCGTCTGGGTTAAGGCGGACGCCTGCTGCTCGGTGCGTGACGCCAGGTCGATATTGCCGGAGGCAATCTCCTGGGCCGCGTGCGTCACGGTGTGGCTCGCATCGCGCACCTGGGCGATGGTCGCCAGCAGCGCCTGACGCATCTGCTCCATCGAGCCCATCAGTTGGTCGATTTCGTTATGTACACTTCCCTTCACCGGCACCGGAACGTCCAGCTTGCCTGCCGCAATCTGGCTACAGTGCTCGCGCGCCAGGTTGACCGGCGCGAAGACGAAGCGCTTCATGAAGATGCTGACGGCAACAATCACCAGCACAAACAGGCTGGCGATAGCGGCAATGATCGCCAGGCCAGAGACGAAATTACTGCGCGCGTCCTCGTTCAGGCTTTTAGCGTATTTCTGGTGGACGGAAAGGACCTGGTCGAGAACGATTTCGTACTGGCGGTCGAGGCGGGAAACTTCCGGGATCAGCGCGTTAAATTTGGCAACATCGTGCGCCTCGGCGGCGTCGATGAGCGGCGCCAGCCCCTGGTTGCGGTAGTTTTGCCAGGCGTCCTGATAGGCGCTTACCAGCGGCGCTTCATCCGATAGACGCGGCGACGCCATAAAGGCCGCAAAGGCGCGATCCGCTTTGGTCAGGGCCTCTTTCACTGCAGATAGCTTTGCAGACTCGTCGGCAGTATTGCCCGCTTCCACCATCTTCACATACTCCATCACCCTAACGCGCAGCGTACGGCTGTGGTTGATGGGGTCGATAATGGACAGCACGACCTGAATCTCTTTGTTAACGTTATCCAGCGAATTATTACTTTTAATGATGAGGCCAACGCTGGTAACGGTGCTGACGACAAAGAAGAAAAGCAGCGAGAACAGGACAATCAGTGACGACTTTTTCAACGACATAAACCAATACCTCAAGGAGAATTATTCCTTATGGTTATCGGCCATTCCAAAACTTAAATTAATTAAAGTTATTGAAGTATCAGGTCGGGCTATTTCGCTGACTTATAGCGTCGCTGCAGGGTAGCATCCAGCTTCCGTTGCAGCGGTTCCGGGGTCTCGCCCTCGATCAGTTTGCCAATCAAATCAAAGCAGTGCCACGCCAGCTGGCGGTTATCCTGGCGGATGGTATCCACCGGGATCGTCAGCGAATCGTAGAGATAGTGATCGTCAAAGCTGGCTAACCTGATATCGCTTTGCAGCAGGTTATGCTGGCCCATATAGCGCAGCACCCCTTCCAGCAGCCCGCAGGCGGCGGTGAACAGCGCTTTCGGTGGACGCCCCAGGCGGGCGCAGAGCTCGGCGAACATCTCGTACCCGGAACTTGGGTGATAGTTGCCGTGAATGATCCACTCCGGGCGCAGCGCTACTCCAGCCTCACGCAAACCTTGCTTAAACCCGTCCAGACGGTCGCGCGTCGGAGAAAGGCGCGGCTGGCCGCCCAGAAAATAGAATTCATCCGGATGCTGGCGCGCAATGTCCGCCACCAGCTCCTTCGTTGGCGTAATGGAGTCGGTGATCACCAGCGGCAGCGCGCTGTCGTTCATATGGCGGTCAAAAAGCACCACGGGGAGCTGCTCGCTGAGCTTAAGGTAGTCCGCATCATTGAGCATGCTGGAGGCGACAATCAGCCCGTCGACCTGACGCGCCACCATGTTGTTCACCACCACCGTCTCCTGCCCCGGGTTTTCATCGCTGCAGGAGATCAGCAGCTGAACGCCCGCCTCGCGGCACAGCGTTTCCAGCTCGTGAGAAAAGACGGCGAAGCCGTAGTTGGTGATCTCCGGCACCACCAGGCCAACGGTGTGGCTGCGGTTATCGCGCAGCGACCGGGCGTGAATGCTGGGCTGATAGTGATGCTCTTTGGCGATCGCCAGCACGCGCTCGCGCGTCTCTTCCGCCACGCGAAGCTCTTTGCTGCGCCCGTTCAGGACCAGGCTGGCGGTGGCTTTTGATACCCCCGCCAGCTCCGCGATGTCTTTAATGGTGACGCGTTTTGTTTTTCTCACAACGACTTAGATCCGGCTGCCAAAACCCTCATTCTATCATGCAGGCGCGCAGCGACCAGTAGCGTAATGTGATATCGGACGCACCTTCGAATCGCACCCGGGCCGGATGGTCAGGAAAATAGCGGCTGCTCATCACCCCTTCGCCGTGGTTAATGAAAATTTCGACGCTGGAGCGGTCGCACAGCACGCGCAAGTGGCGAACGTCGCCCTGCCAGTAGCGGGTCAGCGTTTCACCGTTTTTCAGGCTTGCGCGTTCCAGGCGTATACCCTGCTCATCGAGCGTGAGGCGCAGCGCGCCGGCAAAATCGACGCTCACCTGCGATGCGCTGAGCTCAAACTCCAGGCGCGTCGCGTCCAGAAGAGGCGCATTGCTGGCGCGTCCCTGCCAGCCCTGTTCCTCTTCACGCAGCGCCGCCAGCTCGCGCGCCGGGGTCTGCAAGAGCCTGCCGTCGCGATAGCGCAGTTCGCGCGGACAGGTCATCTGGTGCATCCAGCCGTGCGCCCGGGTTGGCTGAAGCATCTCTTCTCCGTCCGGGACGCCCATCCAGCCGATCAGAATGCGGCGGCTGTCTTCCGCCAGCGTCGTTTGCGGGGCGTAGAACTCAAAGCCCGCGTCCAGCTCGTGCAGATCTCCGTGATCGAACCGGGCGGTGGAATAGTCAAACGCCCCGCTCATCCAGGTCGCCGGATAGGTATTGAGATAGCGGTGCGGCTCGCGCGCCAGTCCCTGAGGACAGCAGATCAACACGTGCGTGTCGTCGAGCGCGAACAGGTCCGGACACTCCCACATATACCCCGCATCCTTGAGGCCGTTAACCCCGTGGCCGGCGATCTCCCCGCAGGACGTCCAGGCGTGCAAATCGGCTGATGTAAACAGCAGCACCTTGCCGCGCTTTTGCACATCCTGCGCGCCCAGCACCATGCACCACACGCCGTCGTGCTGCCACACCTTCGGGTCGCGCACGTGACCGGTATAGCCTTCCGGCAGCGCCAGCACCGGTCCCAGCTTCTTAAAGCTTCCGTCCGGCTGTTCCACGGCCAGGCACTGCCAGGCCGTACGGCTGCCGTCATCGAACTTGACGTTGCCGGTGTAGCACAGCGTCAGCACGCCCTGGTTGTCCACGGCGCTACCGGAGTAGCAGCCGTTGCGGTCATACTCTGCGTCGGGCATCAGCGCCAGCGGCTCGTGCCGCCAGTGCACAAGATCCGCAGAGCTCCAGTGCCCCCAGCACTTAAAGCGATGCGCGCAGTCCAGCGGGTTCCACTGATAGAACAGATGGTAGCGACCGGCAAACCAGATGAACCCGTTTGGGTCATTCATCAGCCCCGTCACCGGCGCGGCGTGCCACTGCGGATAGTGGCTATCCGCCAGCGCCCGCGGCTGGCCTTTCATAACGGCCTGCAGGATCGCAGGCCAGCGGGAAGGTAACGTCATTATTCAGCGTCCGTTTTATATTTCAGCAGCAGCGAGACGGTAAACGCCACGCCGAAGGCAATCACCATGCCGATAATATAGTTGAGCAGCGAGCTGGCCTGCACGATGGCCATGCCCGGAATGGCGGTCAGCCCGACGGCGGTCATGTAGACATGCACGGAGACCACCCAGGCCCCGCCCACCGCGCCGCCGATCAGCGCGGCGATAAACGGCTTAACGAAGCGCAGGTTGATACCAAAAATGGCCGCTTCGGTAATGCCCAGCATCGCAGAAAACGCCGACGGCAAGGTAATGGCTTTGATTTTGGCGTCTTTGGTTTTGAACCACACCGCCAGACACGCGCCGCCCTGCGCCACGTTCGCCATGGCCCAGATCGGCAGCAGGAAGTTCACGCCAATCGAAGGGTTGCCCAGCAGCCCGGCTTCAATCGCGTGGAAGCTGTGGTGAATACCGGTGATCACAATCACCGAATACAGCCCGCCGAACAGCAGCCCGGCCAGCCAGCCCGCGTGTTCAATTAAGGTGCTCAGGATAAAGGAGATGCCGTCGCCCAGCGCGCGCCCTGCCGGACCAATAATCAGCAAGGCGATGAAGCCGGAGATCACCACGGTGAGGAACGGCGTCAGGATCAGATCCAGCGCATCCGGAATCGCGCGGCGCAGGTTTTTCTCCACGATGCTCATAAACCAGACGGCCAGCAGCACCGGAAACACCGTGCCCTGGTAGCCAATCATCGCGACCTCAAGGCCGAAGAAGTTCATGGTGTGGAAACCGGAGGCTACGCCCCAGGCATTGGTCAGCGCTGGGTGCGTCAGAATGCCGCCCAGCGTCGCGCCCAGATACGGGTTGCCGCCAAACTCCCGCGCGGCGGTAAAGCCAATCAGAATAGGCAGAATGATAAACGCCGCCGAGCTGCACATGTCCAGCATGATGTAAAGGGCGTTATCCGCATTGACCCAGCCGTAGGTTTTCACCATGCCGAGCAGCCCCATTAGAAGGCCGGAGGCGACAATCGCGGGGATGATCGGCACAAAGATGTTGGAGAGCAGACGGGCAATGCGCTGGAACGGGTTCAGCTTGCGCGCCGCCAGATCCGCAGCCTCCGATTTACTGGATTCGCCGATCCCCGCCGCCTGAATAAACGCGGCGTAAACCTTGTTGACCACGCCCGTGCCAAAAATCACCTGCATCTGTCCGGCGTTACGGAAGCAGCCCTTCACGCCGTCAACCTTGCCGATCGCCTGCTGGTCGGCCAGCGCGTCATCGACCAGCACCAGACGAAGACGCGTTGCGCAGTGCGCCGCGCTGGCGATATTTTCCTTGCCACCGAGCAGCGGAATGAGCTCGCGGGCGATTTGATTAAAATCCATAGACACCTCTGCCTGACTTCTTTTTATGATGTGCGAAACGCCCCCGCCAGGCGGGAGCGTGATGGGTTAAAACCAGGTTTCCATCTGGACCCCAAAGTTCCATTCCCCGCCGGCGTTGAAGCCGCTGCTGCCAAAGGCATCATCGCTGGCGTAATGATCCAGTTTGCTGCTCCAGTCCATCCAGGTAGCAAACAGGCGCAGCTCCGGACGGCTGAAGAAATCGCCGATTTTGCTCGCTTTTAAGGTTGGCGCAAAGGTCAGCTTGTAGAAGCTGCCGTTGACGGCGTTGCGGTCCATATAGCCTTCCGGGTTCAAATCCATGTACTGATAGCTGCCCTCAAACGCCAGGGCAAAGTTCTGGGTCACCTCTTTGATCAGGCGGGTGTTGAGCGTCACCCATTCATAGCTGTCGCCCTTGACGTAGCGATCCTTACTGCTCTGCGCCAGTACGGCGGGCGCAACGCTCCAGCCACCGCCGATCGGCGTGACACCGTAACTTGCAAAGCGCCAGGTATCGGCTTCAGACAGCAGCGCGCCGTCGGAGCCGATGCTTTTCACTTCCGCACCCAGCCCGTGACCGTACAGCAGCGCCGTTTTAGCGGTCCCTTCCCGCAGGCCGTAGAAGCTATCATTATGCAACCCAATCAGGGCATGAACGCCGGTATTGGCGGCATCCGTTTTAATCAGATCGCCGTTGGCGTCTTTACGGTCATCGTTATCCTTCGCCCGCAGGCCGCTCACCATCAGCTGGAGCGGCCCGGCGAAGTGGTTCATGGTGAGGATATAGTTCTGAACGTTATTGTCGGTCTGCTCCACGCTGCCGAAGTTGCGGCCATAAATGGAGAAGTTGCTGCGCAGCGAATCATTCCATTTCACGTCATAAACGCCGCCGCCGGTACCGGCCAGGAAAACCACGTCGGAATCCAGCCAGTGAATATCGAAGTTGTCTCGGTCGAAGCGTTTACCCGCCCAGAAGGTGCTGCCCTTCAGCGCGCCGGTAAAATCAGGCAGGTTGCCCAGCTCCGCAAAGGCCTGACGAATATTGAGGTCGCTGGTATCGGCTGACCAGTCGTTGTAGGTTCTCTGACCGTCGGCCAGCATGGCCTTGAAGCGCGTGGTCGCCCCGTTATCCAGCGTCTGTTTGTGCTCCAGGTTCAGCTCAACGTAGGTATCGGCTTCGTTACCCAGACGCCCCACCGCACCGCCGGTTTCCCCGGCCGGAGTCAGATAAGGGCCGCTTTTGCTGCTGGAGGCCGCGTCGTTCATCAGCAGGCCGGAACGAGCGTAGCCGTGAAACTCAAACCCGCCGCTTTGGTCCGCCTTCTTCTCCAGCGCGGTGGTGCGCTGTGCCACCTCCTGGGTCGTGGTTTGCGCCTGCTGCTGCGCGGCAACCAGCTGCTGCGTTTTTTGTTCGGCCTCCGTGGCGCGTTTTTCAGCCACCTGGGCACGCGTTTCCGCAGCCTGAAGGCGTTGTTCCATCGCGGCAAGACGCGCTTCGATACTTGTCATATCAGTCTGGGCAAAAACAGAGGTACTTCCGGCCAGCATGCCTATCATCACGGCAAGTCTGCGTTTCTTATACATTTTGTCGCATCCCTAAAAGAAGTCATTAAACGTGCTAAATTGCTAAACCGGTTTATGTTGCTGATACTAAACCTCTCGATTTTGGATCGGCAATCTTTTTTGCTAAACCGTTTTAGTAAGTGTGATCGGGGCGACAATTCAGGCCATCGAATGACGGCCTGTGAAGGAAGGATTTACAGATCGTGCTGCCAGGGCAATGCTGTCATCGCCCCTTTGGCCGTGGTGGCTAGCGCGCCGCAGCGCTGGGCTAAGGCGATGGCCGGCGTCAGGTCCTGCCCGACGGCCAGGCCGTAGAGCAGCCCGGCGACGAAGGCATCGCCCGCGCCGGTCGTATCGACACACTTAACGGGGGTTGCAGGATAGTGTTTAACGCAGCCCTCATGCCAGGCGATGACGCCCTCTTTCCCCTGGGTGACCAGCACCAGGCGCGCCGGACACCATTGCATCAACGTGTCCAGGCCGACGTTGACCCGCACGTCTCCGGTTAAGAACGCCAGCTCTTCGACGGAGAGTTTCACCACGTCAGCCCTGTGCAGCGCCTGTTCCAGGCAGCGGAGAAGTTCGTTCTCATCCGCCCAAAGATCCGGGCGAATATTCGGGTCGAAGCTGACGTAACCGCCCGCCTTTCTGATGGCGTCCATCGCCTGAAACGTCGCCGAACGGCTCGGTTCGGCGCTTAAGGCGATGGAGCAGACGTGCAGCCATTCACCCTGGCTGAACGTCGGCAGATCGGCAGGTTCCAGAAACAGATCGGCGCTCGGGCGCACCATAAAGGTAAACGAGCGTTCCCCCTGGCCGTCGAGATCGACCACCACGGTTGAGGTGCGGTGCGCCGGATCGAGGCGCATAAACTTCACGTCTACCCGCTCGTCAGCTAAGGTCTTTGCCATAAAACGTCCGAAAGGATCGTCGCCAACCCTGCCGATAAAGGCGCTCTGGCCGCCCAGGCGGGCAATGCCGACCGCGACGTTTGCCGGTGCGCCACCGGGACACTGCAGTAATTTCCCTTCGCCATCGGGCAGCAGATCCACTACCGCGTCGCCCAGTACCCAGATTTTTTTCATGTGATCCTCATAGCTAAACAATATTAAACCGTTTTAGCTATTTAAGCACAGGCCGGACAAAGGGGAAATAACGAGGAAGGAAAATTGGCTAACGCACCAGATGCGGCCAGTGAATATCGCCGACGCCGTTAAGCTGCGGACGGGCAAACAGAAAGCCCTGGAAGCGGCGGATGCCGGCAGACTCGAGCCAGCACCACTCCTCTATTTTCTCGATACCTTCAGCCACCAGGGTGACTTCAAGGTCGGAGCAACAGCTGATGATGGATCGCACAATCGCCTGTTTTGGGCCGCTGAGGTGAATATCGCTGATGATCTCCCGGTCGATTTTAATTTTATCCGGCTGGAAGCGCGTCAGCAGAGAGAGGCCGGCATAGCCGGAACCAAAATCATCGATCGCCATGCCCACTCCCTCACCGCGAAGCTGCTTAATGGCGCTGTTGAACTGGTTAAGTCCGGATATCATTTCGTTTTCAGTGATTTCAAGCACCACTTGTTCTGGCTGAAGCCCGTGATGCTTAATTTGATCGACCAGAAATTCGACTGCGCCAGGGACATTCACCAGCGACATCGGCAGCAGGTTTACCGCAATTTTATGGCTGCCAATGCCCATCTTTTCCGCCAGCGCAAAGGCATACGCTTTCGTCTGGAGATCGACCTGGTAGAGGGTGTCCGAGTCAAGGGTGCGGAAGAATTGCTCCGGGCTGCCGCCGTCATTGCCGCGGATAAGGGCCTCAAGAGAGCTGATCTTCCCTTCCGAAGGCTCAACGATAGGCTGAAGCGCAAACTGACAGGTTTGCCCGGCAATCAGGCCCAGCGGCGCGCCAAAAGGCAGCGTTTCGGGGTCGAGCGTCCACGTTGTCGGGTCGTAACGCCCGCCCAACAACAGCGGACGTTTGCTGGTAATGAACGTCTGGATAAATTTAAACACCCGGTCATCGGATGTCAGATAGCTATCAAGCTTGCTGTAATTCAGAACCGACTGCAGAACCTCTTTCGGCGACTGGATCTGCAAATCAAACAGCAGCATGCCGACGTTTTCGAAACGCCTGCGCGGGCCGTAATCCCGCATCAGTTCAACCACCCCGCTGTGCCGCCTGTCGTCGCGGATTTTATGGAACAGCGTAAGCACGCTCTCCTCCGATCCTTCCAGGATTTGCAGCACATCACTGCCCCTTGCAAGCAGCACCCCGGTGATATTCAGATTGGCATTGCGGATCCGGGCACGCTCCACCAGCTCCCGCAGTTCAGTGGGCGGCAGGGATAAATTCAACTGGCTTCGGTAAATCAGCGTGGTCAGCACAAAAAGGAGTTCCGATGAGCAAAAGGTGCCTTAAAGCTACTGTGTAACATACTTAGTCATCGTGACCTAACATATTCACGCAACTAATGAAGATTACTTTTTCTCATCCCCGATCCGGCCGTTAATCCTCTCCTGCGTATAGTCATAAAACGGGTTCGAGGTGACCCGCATCAGCGCCTCTTTTCCGACGCTCAATACGGACGTTTCGCCCCAGAGCGCTATCGTTCCCAGGCTGATTCCGTAGCGGTTTTTCACCTCGGGCTCGCGACCATAGAGATCGTCATCCGGCGGGAACGGCACGGCAACGTGCGACAGGGAATAGACGTCCCGCGGCCAGGACTGCGCGAGCGGCACAACCGTCTCCTGCATGCTGCCTGCCGGGGTGATTTTCGCCACCGTCGAGAAGCTATGTGCGTCCGCATTGGTAACAATCGTGACACCGTAACGCCGCTGCGCCACCGGCAGCAGCGACGTTGTGGCCGTCCAGGAGGACGGTTTAAACAGCGGGCGGAAGCTCGCCGCCTGGTTGATGTCAAACACCACCAGCTCGCTGCCGTTTGCCGGAAGCTGGTCAAACAGGCCGGTGACCACCGCGCGGGTGCTGACGGTCGAGTCCATG from Enterobacter chengduensis includes:
- a CDS encoding methyl-accepting chemotaxis protein, whose product is MSLKKSSLIVLFSLLFFFVVSTVTSVGLIIKSNNSLDNVNKEIQVVLSIIDPINHSRTLRVRVMEYVKMVEAGNTADESAKLSAVKEALTKADRAFAAFMASPRLSDEAPLVSAYQDAWQNYRNQGLAPLIDAAEAHDVAKFNALIPEVSRLDRQYEIVLDQVLSVHQKYAKSLNEDARSNFVSGLAIIAAIASLFVLVIVAVSIFMKRFVFAPVNLAREHCSQIAAGKLDVPVPVKGSVHNEIDQLMGSMEQMRQALLATIAQVRDASHTVTHAAQEIASGNIDLASRTEQQASALTQTAASMEELSATVANNTDNVYQAGKLVQDAVNNAHTGEAVTREVIDTMNTIAANSKRIEDITSVINSIAFQTNILALNAAVEAARAGTQGRGFAVVASEVRTLAQKSAVAAKDIESLIAQSVSSVKNGAELVSRSGEVIDSIILSVNKVNTLMEQISVASEEQSRGISQVGQAVTEMDGVTQQNAALVQQSAAAAASLEEQAQQLSRSISSFRLPMQA
- a CDS encoding sucrose-6-phosphate hydrolase is translated as MTLPSRWPAILQAVMKGQPRALADSHYPQWHAAPVTGLMNDPNGFIWFAGRYHLFYQWNPLDCAHRFKCWGHWSSADLVHWRHEPLALMPDAEYDRNGCYSGSAVDNQGVLTLCYTGNVKFDDGSRTAWQCLAVEQPDGSFKKLGPVLALPEGYTGHVRDPKVWQHDGVWCMVLGAQDVQKRGKVLLFTSADLHAWTSCGEIAGHGVNGLKDAGYMWECPDLFALDDTHVLICCPQGLAREPHRYLNTYPATWMSGAFDYSTARFDHGDLHELDAGFEFYAPQTTLAEDSRRILIGWMGVPDGEEMLQPTRAHGWMHQMTCPRELRYRDGRLLQTPARELAALREEEQGWQGRASNAPLLDATRLEFELSASQVSVDFAGALRLTLDEQGIRLERASLKNGETLTRYWQGDVRHLRVLCDRSSVEIFINHGEGVMSSRYFPDHPARVRFEGASDITLRYWSLRACMIE
- a CDS encoding sucrose-specific PTS transporter subunit IIBC, producing the protein MDFNQIARELIPLLGGKENIASAAHCATRLRLVLVDDALADQQAIGKVDGVKGCFRNAGQMQVIFGTGVVNKVYAAFIQAAGIGESSKSEAADLAARKLNPFQRIARLLSNIFVPIIPAIVASGLLMGLLGMVKTYGWVNADNALYIMLDMCSSAAFIILPILIGFTAAREFGGNPYLGATLGGILTHPALTNAWGVASGFHTMNFFGLEVAMIGYQGTVFPVLLAVWFMSIVEKNLRRAIPDALDLILTPFLTVVISGFIALLIIGPAGRALGDGISFILSTLIEHAGWLAGLLFGGLYSVIVITGIHHSFHAIEAGLLGNPSIGVNFLLPIWAMANVAQGGACLAVWFKTKDAKIKAITLPSAFSAMLGITEAAIFGINLRFVKPFIAALIGGAVGGAWVVSVHVYMTAVGLTAIPGMAIVQASSLLNYIIGMVIAFGVAFTVSLLLKYKTDAE
- a CDS encoding diguanylate phosphodiesterase, whose translation is MLTTLIYRSQLNLSLPPTELRELVERARIRNANLNITGVLLARGSDVLQILEGSEESVLTLFHKIRDDRRHSGVVELMRDYGPRRRFENVGMLLFDLQIQSPKEVLQSVLNYSKLDSYLTSDDRVFKFIQTFITSKRPLLLGGRYDPTTWTLDPETLPFGAPLGLIAGQTCQFALQPIVEPSEGKISSLEALIRGNDGGSPEQFFRTLDSDTLYQVDLQTKAYAFALAEKMGIGSHKIAVNLLPMSLVNVPGAVEFLVDQIKHHGLQPEQVVLEITENEMISGLNQFNSAIKQLRGEGVGMAIDDFGSGYAGLSLLTRFQPDKIKIDREIISDIHLSGPKQAIVRSIISCCSDLEVTLVAEGIEKIEEWCWLESAGIRRFQGFLFARPQLNGVGDIHWPHLVR
- a CDS encoding carbohydrate porin: MYKKRRLAVMIGMLAGSTSVFAQTDMTSIEARLAAMEQRLQAAETRAQVAEKRATEAEQKTQQLVAAQQQAQTTTQEVAQRTTALEKKADQSGGFEFHGYARSGLLMNDAASSSKSGPYLTPAGETGGAVGRLGNEADTYVELNLEHKQTLDNGATTRFKAMLADGQRTYNDWSADTSDLNIRQAFAELGNLPDFTGALKGSTFWAGKRFDRDNFDIHWLDSDVVFLAGTGGGVYDVKWNDSLRSNFSIYGRNFGSVEQTDNNVQNYILTMNHFAGPLQLMVSGLRAKDNDDRKDANGDLIKTDAANTGVHALIGLHNDSFYGLREGTAKTALLYGHGLGAEVKSIGSDGALLSEADTWRFASYGVTPIGGGWSVAPAVLAQSSKDRYVKGDSYEWVTLNTRLIKEVTQNFALAFEGSYQYMDLNPEGYMDRNAVNGSFYKLTFAPTLKASKIGDFFSRPELRLFATWMDWSSKLDHYASDDAFGSSGFNAGGEWNFGVQMETWF
- a CDS encoding LacI family DNA-binding transcriptional regulator, encoding MRKTKRVTIKDIAELAGVSKATASLVLNGRSKELRVAEETRERVLAIAKEHHYQPSIHARSLRDNRSHTVGLVVPEITNYGFAVFSHELETLCREAGVQLLISCSDENPGQETVVVNNMVARQVDGLIVASSMLNDADYLKLSEQLPVVLFDRHMNDSALPLVITDSITPTKELVADIARQHPDEFYFLGGQPRLSPTRDRLDGFKQGLREAGVALRPEWIIHGNYHPSSGYEMFAELCARLGRPPKALFTAACGLLEGVLRYMGQHNLLQSDIRLASFDDHYLYDSLTIPVDTIRQDNRQLAWHCFDLIGKLIEGETPEPLQRKLDATLQRRYKSAK
- a CDS encoding aminoimidazole riboside kinase encodes the protein MKKIWVLGDAVVDLLPDGEGKLLQCPGGAPANVAVGIARLGGQSAFIGRVGDDPFGRFMAKTLADERVDVKFMRLDPAHRTSTVVVDLDGQGERSFTFMVRPSADLFLEPADLPTFSQGEWLHVCSIALSAEPSRSATFQAMDAIRKAGGYVSFDPNIRPDLWADENELLRCLEQALHRADVVKLSVEELAFLTGDVRVNVGLDTLMQWCPARLVLVTQGKEGVIAWHEGCVKHYPATPVKCVDTTGAGDAFVAGLLYGLAVGQDLTPAIALAQRCGALATTAKGAMTALPWQHDL